DNA sequence from the Streptomyces sp. HUAS 15-9 genome:
GATCCAGACGATGCCTTCGGGGTCGAGGCCGTTGGCGGGCTCGTCCAGCAGGATCACCTCCGGGTCGCCGAGCAGGGCGGCCGCGATGCCGAGTCGCTGGCGCATACCGAGGGAGTACGTCTTCACCCGGCGCCGGGCCACGGCGGCCAGTCCGGTCTGTTCCAGCACGGCGTCGATCCTGCGGTCGGGGATGCGGTTGCCGGCCGCGAGGGCCCGCAGATGGTCGCGTGCGGTGCGGGAGCCGTGCGCGGCCCGCGCGTCGAGCAGGGCGCCCACCTTGCGCAGCGGTTCGCGGAGTTCACCGTAGGCGCGGCCGCCGATCGTGGCGGTGCCGGAGGTCGGCCGGTCCAGGCCGAGGACGAGCCGCATGGTGGTCGACTTTCCGGCGCCGTTGGGGCCGAGGAAGCCCGTGACGCGGCCGGGGCGGACGCTGAAGGTCAGTCGGTCCACGGCCCGTCGGCTGCCGTACTCCTTGGTGAGGTCTCGTACGTCGATGCTGGTCATGGCAACAACCCTGACGCCTCACGGGCGTTGGTTCCTCCCCCGCCGGTGGAGATCGTCTCCCCCGCCCGGGGGAGGCCTGTTGTCGGCGCCACCTGCCACGATGGTCCGATGGCCCGCTTTCTGCGCCCGCTGACGCGGGGGACGACGTACACACGACTGCTGCATCTGTGGCTGCCGATGCTGATCTTCAGCGTGTGGATGTTCATCGACTCGTCGAAGCCGTGGGTGCCCGCGCTCGTGCTCCTTCCGTTCGGGCTCCTCCCGGTCGTGCGGATGGGCGAGGGCGTGCAGGCGCGGCTGCTGCTCACGCCCGGCGTGGAGGAGCCGGGGATCTCCGTGACGCCGTCGGCGACCTGGCCGGACCGGCTGCGCACGGTGCTGTGGATGGAGGTGCGGCTGGTCCTGGGCGTGGCCACCTCGATGGCCTCGGTGTGGCTTCCGGCGCTCGCGTACGAACTCGGCAGGATGGCGTGGGGACACGTTGCCGATGTCCCGGTCCTGGACCGGGCGGAGCCGCACTGGGCCTACGCCTTGCTGATCCCGCTCCCCCTGATCACGCTCTACGGCGCCCTCGTCGGGCTCGGCGAGCTCGTCACCGCCGTCGCGCGGCGGCTGCTCGGTACGTCCGCCGCCGAGCGGCTCGCCGCCCTGGAGGAGCGGACCGAGCAACTCCTGGAGCGCACCCGTATCGCCCGTGAGCTGCACGACTCCATCGGGCACGCACTGACGGTGGCGGTGGTGCAGGCGGGCGCGGCGCGGACGGCGGGCGACCCGGAATTCACCGAGCGTGCCCTGGGCGCCATCGAGGAGACGGGGCGGGCCGCGCTGGAGGACCTGGAGCGGGTGCTGGGTGTCCTGCGGGAGTCCGAGCGGCCGGTGAGCGGCCGGCCCACCCTGGCCGACGCCGACCGGCTCCTGGATTCCGCGCGCGCCTCCGGCGCCAAGGTCGACGCCGAGGTGACCGGTCCCGTGGAGACGGTGCCGGGACCGGTCTCCCGCGAGGGCTACCGCATCCTCCAGGAGGCGCTGACCAATGTGCTGCGCCATGCGGGGGCCGTGCCCGTGCGGGTACGCGTCACGGTGGCCGGGGGCACTCTCGCGCTGGAGGTGCGCAATCCGCTCAGAGCCCCGGTGCCCGGTCCCGGCCGGGGCAGCGGGCTGCGGGGCATACGCGAGCGTGCGGCCCTGCTCGGCGGCCGCGCGCACACCGGACCGCACGAGGGCGACTGGCAGGTGCACGCCGAACTACCCTTGCGGTGATCTAGGCTTGGCGGATGCCGGTCACCGTTCTTCTCGTCGACGACGAACCCCTGGTCCGCGCCGGTCTGCGGGCCGTGCTGGAGGCGCAGCCCGACATCGAGGTGGCCGGTGAGGCGGCCGACGGGGCGGCGGTGATCCCGTTGGTCCGGCAGCTGCGGCCCGATGTGGTCGCCATGGACGTACGGATGCCTCTGCTGGACGGGATCGAGGCCACGCGCGCAGTGCTGCGCACCGTCGACGATCCGCCGAAGATCCTCGTGGTGACCACGTTCGAGAACGACGAGTACGTGTACGAGGCGCTGCGCGCGGGTGCGGACGGGTTCCTGCTGAAGCGGGCCCGGCCCGCCGAGATCGTGCACGCCGTGCGGCTGGTCGCCGCGGGCGAGTCGCTGCTGTTCCCCGCGTCGGTGCGGCAACTAGCCGCGCAGTACGGCGACGGCGGTGGAAACCGGGCGGCGCGCGCCGTGCTGGAGCGGGCCCGGCTCACCGAGCGGGAGGCCGAGGTGCTGCGGCTGATGACCCGGGGGCTGTCGAACGCGGAGATCGCGGATCGGCTGGTCGTCGGCACCGAGACGGTCAAGTCGCACGTGA
Encoded proteins:
- a CDS encoding response regulator transcription factor, which gives rise to MPVTVLLVDDEPLVRAGLRAVLEAQPDIEVAGEAADGAAVIPLVRQLRPDVVAMDVRMPLLDGIEATRAVLRTVDDPPKILVVTTFENDEYVYEALRAGADGFLLKRARPAEIVHAVRLVAAGESLLFPASVRQLAAQYGDGGGNRAARAVLERARLTEREAEVLRLMTRGLSNAEIADRLVVGTETVKSHVSAVLAKLGARDRTQAVITAYESGFVAPG
- a CDS encoding ABC transporter ATP-binding protein, with product MTSIDVRDLTKEYGSRRAVDRLTFSVRPGRVTGFLGPNGAGKSTTMRLVLGLDRPTSGTATIGGRAYGELREPLRKVGALLDARAAHGSRTARDHLRALAAGNRIPDRRIDAVLEQTGLAAVARRRVKTYSLGMRQRLGIAAALLGDPEVILLDEPANGLDPEGIVWIRTLLRELAADGRTVLVSSHLMHETAAFADHLVILGRGRLLADTPVQDFIHARVRPEVRIRTTDDAALGDLFARRGHDASQGEDGTWTVRHARVDDLGRLMSEAGVPVLELAAQEATLEQAYFDLTAAEAEFTTQPQEA
- a CDS encoding sensor histidine kinase, with the translated sequence MARFLRPLTRGTTYTRLLHLWLPMLIFSVWMFIDSSKPWVPALVLLPFGLLPVVRMGEGVQARLLLTPGVEEPGISVTPSATWPDRLRTVLWMEVRLVLGVATSMASVWLPALAYELGRMAWGHVADVPVLDRAEPHWAYALLIPLPLITLYGALVGLGELVTAVARRLLGTSAAERLAALEERTEQLLERTRIARELHDSIGHALTVAVVQAGAARTAGDPEFTERALGAIEETGRAALEDLERVLGVLRESERPVSGRPTLADADRLLDSARASGAKVDAEVTGPVETVPGPVSREGYRILQEALTNVLRHAGAVPVRVRVTVAGGTLALEVRNPLRAPVPGPGRGSGLRGIRERAALLGGRAHTGPHEGDWQVHAELPLR